The following are encoded in a window of Anaerolineales bacterium genomic DNA:
- a CDS encoding GNAT family N-acetyltransferase: protein MRLLDPEGLQAVAAIQEQVWGEPLSPDDMQRLAKRIGESRDAFFVYLAYVGGQPAATAHLTIHSPTTWAGLGGAATLPAYRRRGLYRSLLMRRLRDAQQAGVRLLEAEASPMSQPALQAVGFVHTTDCRLYDSPAPAS from the coding sequence GTGCGCCTCCTCGACCCCGAGGGGCTTCAGGCCGTTGCGGCAATCCAGGAACAGGTCTGGGGAGAGCCGCTGTCGCCGGATGACATGCAGCGCCTGGCCAAGCGGATCGGCGAAAGCCGGGACGCCTTCTTTGTGTATCTGGCGTATGTTGGCGGCCAGCCGGCGGCCACCGCCCACCTGACCATTCATTCGCCTACGACCTGGGCTGGCCTGGGAGGGGCGGCCACGCTGCCCGCCTACCGGCGGCGCGGCCTGTATCGGAGCCTGCTGATGCGGCGCCTGCGCGATGCGCAGCAGGCTGGGGTTCGCTTGCTTGAGGCCGAGGCCAGCCCGATGAGTCAGCCCGCGCTGCAAGCCGTCGGCTTCGTGCATACCACCGACTGCCGCCTGTACGACAGCCCGGCCCCAGCCTCCTGA